A region of Flavobacterium indicum GPTSA100-9 = DSM 17447 DNA encodes the following proteins:
- a CDS encoding dienelactone hydrolase family protein — MKKILLLVSLLSLSTIYSQSCCQLAFSSNDGNMSSFTSDQKFIASHANPNFYIHESSVGGKMITFPTSDGKTANGYVIMANKKTNDWLFVYQEWWGLNDHIKKQSDVFYNELKGKVNVLAIDMYDGKVATKSEDAAKYMQGTDERRLETIVSGALSFVGKKAKIASIGWCFGGGWSLKSAIMSKKQAIGAVMYYGMPVKDVEKLKNLNCDVLGLFATENWISKEIIEEFAANMKIANKILNYKIFESEHAFANPSNPKYNEKDASEANKMAIEYLKGKFKIK; from the coding sequence ATGAAAAAGATTTTACTACTAGTATCGCTTTTATCATTAAGCACTATTTATTCACAATCATGTTGTCAACTTGCCTTTTCATCAAACGATGGGAACATGTCTAGTTTTACTTCAGATCAAAAATTTATTGCTTCTCATGCCAATCCTAATTTTTATATTCATGAAAGTTCAGTTGGAGGCAAAATGATTACTTTCCCAACTTCTGATGGAAAAACAGCCAATGGTTATGTAATAATGGCCAACAAAAAAACAAATGATTGGTTATTTGTTTACCAAGAATGGTGGGGATTAAATGATCATATTAAAAAACAAAGTGATGTTTTTTATAATGAATTAAAAGGCAAAGTTAATGTTTTGGCAATTGACATGTATGATGGAAAAGTAGCTACAAAATCAGAAGATGCTGCAAAATACATGCAAGGTACTGATGAAAGAAGATTAGAAACTATAGTGTCAGGAGCACTTTCATTTGTGGGTAAAAAAGCAAAAATAGCTTCTATTGGATGGTGTTTTGGTGGTGGATGGTCTTTAAAATCAGCCATTATGAGTAAAAAACAAGCCATAGGTGCTGTTATGTATTATGGAATGCCTGTTAAAGATGTAGAAAAATTAAAAAATTTAAATTGTGATGTGCTCGGATTATTTGCAACTGAGAATTGGATTTCAAAAGAAATTATTGAAGAATTTGCTGCTAATATGAAAATTGCAAATAAAATTTTAAATTATAAAATTTTCGAATCTGAACATGCTTTTGCAAATCCAAGTAATCCAAAATATAACGAAAAAGATGCTTCAGAAGCGAACAAAATGGCAATTGAATATTTAAAAGGAAAATTTAAAATAAAATAA
- a CDS encoding DUF1573 domain-containing protein, which yields MRKLATFLILSTFFMGCKKSNSEMTIDQDPQIIEKRQKELSEKSTTVSFDKMEHDFGEINQGEIVETEFIMKNTGNNDLYVIDAHGSCGCTVPEVTKEAIKPGESTPIKVKFDSNGKNGIVQKSINIRCNTDNLVEVVKIKANIKTNK from the coding sequence ATGAGAAAATTAGCCACTTTTTTAATTTTAAGTACATTTTTTATGGGTTGTAAAAAATCAAATAGTGAAATGACTATTGATCAAGACCCGCAGATTATTGAGAAAAGACAAAAAGAATTAAGTGAAAAATCAACAACAGTTTCATTTGATAAAATGGAACATGATTTTGGTGAAATAAACCAAGGTGAAATTGTTGAAACTGAATTTATAATGAAAAATACAGGTAATAATGATTTATATGTAATTGATGCGCACGGTTCATGTGGATGTACTGTACCAGAAGTTACAAAGGAAGCAATTAAGCCTGGAGAATCTACACCAATTAAAGTTAAATTTGACTCTAACGGGAAGAATGGAATTGTACAAAAATCTATCAATATTAGATGTAATACAGATAATTTGGTTGAAGTAGTAAAAATTAAAGCGAATATTAAAACAAACAAATAA
- the yajC gene encoding preprotein translocase subunit YajC — translation MKDGMIFIQLGLMIAVFYFLIIMPQRKRIKQEKTFEANLKVGDKVITKAGIHGKIAEIAETTIVLETMSGKIKMEKNAIAADLTIKLNEKK, via the coding sequence ATGAAAGACGGAATGATATTTATTCAATTAGGTTTAATGATAGCAGTTTTTTATTTCCTAATCATTATGCCTCAAAGAAAAAGAATTAAGCAAGAAAAAACTTTTGAAGCAAATTTAAAAGTTGGAGATAAAGTTATTACTAAAGCTGGAATTCACGGAAAAATTGCAGAAATAGCTGAAACAACAATAGTTTTAGAAACTATGTCTGGAAAAATTAAAATGGAAAAAAATGCAATTGCAGCTGATTTGACAATTAAATTAAATGAAAAAAAATAA
- the nusB gene encoding transcription antitermination factor NusB, translating into MLNRRHFRVKVMQTIYAMHQHQTDSLDQQEKFLMQSIDNAQDLYLLVLSIFEELKIKEQEYLDRVAKKHLATPQERNPNLKFINNQFFKILEKHDQFHDKLEFRKINNWKLNDDTILFLLDAIKESEVYTKYMSTPSSTFEDDIYFISDLFTQVIAPNDKLYDYLEDYKITWVDDIPVINTLISKQIKSLKSIDSSIDLPRVFKDEDDKEFVRNLFRKTVLNELEFAKEYENKTPNWDTERIAEIDTIILKMAICELLKFPSVPVKVTLNEYLEIAKEYSTPKSSIFINGILDNLVKEFQANDKIKKSGRGLL; encoded by the coding sequence ATGCTTAACAGAAGACATTTTAGAGTAAAAGTGATGCAAACAATTTATGCAATGCATCAACATCAAACCGACTCATTAGATCAACAAGAAAAATTCTTAATGCAAAGTATCGATAATGCACAAGATTTGTATCTATTGGTTTTATCAATTTTTGAAGAATTAAAAATCAAAGAACAAGAGTATTTAGATAGAGTTGCGAAAAAGCATTTGGCTACACCTCAAGAACGAAATCCAAATTTGAAATTTATCAATAATCAGTTTTTTAAAATTTTAGAAAAACATGATCAATTCCATGATAAATTAGAATTCAGAAAAATTAACAATTGGAAATTAAATGATGATACTATTTTGTTTCTTTTAGATGCTATAAAAGAATCGGAAGTTTATACAAAATATATGTCTACTCCATCTTCAACTTTTGAAGATGATATTTATTTTATTTCAGATTTGTTTACACAAGTAATTGCTCCTAATGATAAATTGTATGATTATCTTGAAGATTATAAAATTACCTGGGTAGACGATATTCCTGTAATAAACACTTTAATCAGTAAACAAATTAAGTCTTTAAAATCAATTGATAGTTCTATAGATTTGCCTCGTGTATTTAAAGATGAAGATGATAAAGAATTTGTTCGAAATTTATTTAGAAAAACAGTTTTAAATGAATTGGAATTTGCAAAAGAATATGAAAATAAAACCCCTAATTGGGATACTGAAAGAATTGCTGAAATAGATACTATAATTCTAAAAATGGCAATATGTGAATTATTGAAATTTCCATCGGTTCCAGTTAAAGTAACTTTAAATGAATATTTAGAAATAGCAAAAGAATATTCTACTCCAAAAAGTAGTATCTTTATCAATGGAATTTTAGATAATTTGGTTAAAGAATTCCAAGCAAATGATAAAATAAAAAAATCAGGTAGAGGTTTATTATAA
- the ruvX gene encoding Holliday junction resolvase RuvX yields the protein MGRILSIDYGQKRTGIAVTDEMQIIASGLTTIETPVIFDFLTNYFSKEKVDKVIIGEPKQMDGSPSESAIYIEKFCENFQNKFPNLPLVKVDERFTSKMAFQTMIDSGLKKKQRQNKALIDEIAATIILQDFLNRNIP from the coding sequence ATGGGAAGAATACTATCTATTGACTACGGCCAAAAAAGAACAGGAATTGCGGTTACTGATGAAATGCAAATTATTGCAAGTGGTTTAACTACAATTGAAACGCCAGTCATATTTGATTTCTTAACCAACTATTTTTCGAAAGAAAAAGTAGACAAAGTAATTATTGGGGAACCAAAACAAATGGATGGTTCACCATCGGAAAGTGCTATATATATTGAAAAGTTTTGTGAAAATTTTCAAAACAAATTCCCTAATTTACCTTTGGTAAAAGTAGATGAACGTTTTACCTCAAAAATGGCATTTCAAACTATGATTGATAGTGGCTTAAAGAAAAAACAGCGCCAAAACAAAGCACTTATTGATGAGATTGCTGCAACAATTATATTACAAGATTTTTTAAACAGAAATATACCTTAA
- the def gene encoding peptide deformylase, producing MILQIYGYGEAVLRKIGEEITPEYPNLKETIANMYDTMYHACGVGLAAPQVGLAIRLFIVDTTPFADSDEVSKEEAEQLKDFRRTFINATIVKEEGEIWGFNEGCLSIPDVREDVFRHEKITIEYFDENFEKKTEVFDGLIARVIQHEYDHIEGVLFTDHLSALRKKMIGKKLQNIMEGKARPDYKMKFANLKIK from the coding sequence ATGATTTTACAAATATATGGATATGGTGAAGCGGTATTGAGAAAAATTGGAGAAGAAATTACTCCAGAATACCCAAACCTTAAAGAAACTATCGCAAATATGTATGACACAATGTATCATGCCTGTGGTGTTGGCTTGGCTGCACCCCAAGTAGGATTAGCAATACGATTATTTATTGTTGACACTACTCCATTTGCAGATAGCGATGAAGTTTCTAAAGAAGAAGCAGAACAATTAAAAGATTTTAGAAGAACTTTTATTAATGCTACAATTGTTAAAGAAGAAGGTGAAATTTGGGGATTTAATGAAGGTTGTTTAAGTATTCCAGATGTTCGTGAAGATGTTTTTCGTCATGAAAAAATTACTATTGAATATTTCGATGAAAATTTTGAAAAGAAAACCGAAGTATTTGACGGTCTGATTGCCAGAGTAATTCAACATGAATACGACCATATTGAAGGTGTTTTATTTACCGATCACTTATCTGCATTAAGAAAAAAAATGATTGGAAAAAAATTACAAAATATTATGGAAGGAAAAGCTAGACCTGATTATAAAATGAAATTTGCTAATCTCAAAATTAAATAA
- the cysS gene encoding cysteine--tRNA ligase yields the protein MELYKQHQLKIYNSLSGEKEVFKPIHDGKVGMYVCGPTVYSYVHLGNVRTFLSFDMVFRYLNHLGYKVRYVRNITDAGHLTDDGDVNNDRFVKQSRLEKLEPMEIVQKYTVYFHKVMELFNAFPPTIEPTATGHIVEQIELTQKLIENGLAYESNGSVYFNVFEYNKRGLNYGELSNRNIDELFANTRDLDGQNEKKNPQDFALWKKASPEHIMRWNSPWGEGFPGWHLECTAMSTKYLGEKFDIHGGGLDLKFPHHECEVAQGKGCNHESPVNYWMHANMLTMNGLRMSKSTGNFVLPMELIEGTNSIFEKEFHPSVIRFCFLQAHYRGVLDISNDALIASEKGYNRLMEAIELLPNLQPSQNSTFNVPEWKKTCYDAMNDDFNTTILIAQLFEAVRIINLINDKKETLTAEDLAVFSKTIHNFTFDVLGLASKKESSQNANKLDAVLEMLIQMRNEARANKNWSLSDEIRDNLAALGIQLKDGKEGTTFNY from the coding sequence ATGGAACTTTATAAGCAACATCAATTAAAAATATACAATTCACTTTCAGGAGAAAAAGAAGTTTTTAAACCAATTCATGATGGAAAAGTTGGAATGTATGTTTGTGGGCCAACGGTTTACAGTTATGTTCATTTAGGTAATGTTCGAACATTTTTATCTTTCGATATGGTATTTAGATACTTAAACCATTTAGGTTACAAAGTTAGGTATGTAAGAAACATAACAGATGCTGGACATTTAACAGACGATGGAGATGTTAATAACGATCGATTTGTAAAACAATCAAGATTAGAAAAGTTAGAACCTATGGAAATTGTACAAAAGTATACAGTATATTTTCATAAAGTAATGGAACTTTTCAATGCATTTCCACCTACAATTGAACCCACAGCAACTGGACACATAGTTGAACAAATTGAACTGACTCAAAAACTAATTGAAAACGGATTAGCTTATGAAAGCAATGGCTCTGTATATTTTAATGTTTTTGAATACAATAAACGTGGATTAAATTATGGCGAATTGAGCAATAGAAATATTGATGAATTATTTGCCAATACAAGAGATCTTGACGGTCAAAACGAAAAGAAAAATCCGCAAGATTTTGCCTTATGGAAAAAAGCATCTCCCGAACATATAATGAGATGGAATTCTCCTTGGGGAGAAGGATTTCCTGGCTGGCACTTAGAATGTACCGCAATGAGTACCAAATATCTAGGTGAAAAATTTGACATTCATGGAGGAGGATTAGATTTAAAATTTCCTCATCACGAATGTGAAGTAGCACAAGGCAAAGGCTGCAATCATGAAAGCCCTGTAAATTATTGGATGCACGCTAACATGCTTACCATGAATGGTCTTCGAATGAGTAAATCTACAGGGAATTTTGTTTTACCAATGGAATTAATCGAAGGTACTAATTCAATTTTTGAAAAAGAATTTCATCCTTCAGTAATTCGTTTTTGTTTTTTACAAGCACATTATAGAGGCGTACTCGACATTTCAAATGATGCTTTAATAGCAAGTGAAAAAGGATATAATAGATTAATGGAAGCCATTGAATTATTACCTAATTTACAACCAAGTCAAAATTCTACATTCAATGTTCCGGAATGGAAAAAAACTTGTTATGACGCAATGAATGATGATTTTAATACGACTATTTTAATTGCACAATTATTTGAAGCTGTGCGTATCATCAATTTAATTAATGATAAAAAAGAAACATTAACAGCCGAAGATTTAGCAGTTTTTTCCAAAACTATTCACAATTTTACTTTTGATGTTTTAGGATTAGCTTCTAAGAAAGAAAGTAGTCAAAACGCAAATAAACTTGATGCCGTATTAGAAATGTTAATTCAAATGAGAAATGAAGCCAGAGCAAATAAAAATTGGTCTTTATCAGATGAAATTAGAGACAATCTTGCAGCACTTGGTATTCAATTAAAAGATGGTAAAGAAGGTACAACCTTTAACTATTAA
- the pepT gene encoding peptidase T yields MQHIIDRFISYVTIDTESDPNSTTTPSTAKQWNLANKLAEELKQIGLTDVSIDDKSYVMGTLPSNVKHDVPTIGFVSHFDTTPDFTGANVKPQIVKNYDGNDIILNKEKNIILSPSYFKDLLLYKGQTLITTDGTTLLGADDKAGITEIMTAMEYLVQHPEIKHGAIKVCFTPDEEIGRGADHFDVEKFGADWAYTMDGSQIGELEYENFNAAGVKITFKGKSVHPGYAKGKMINSMLLANKFISKLPKDETPETTRGYEGFYHVTGISGSIEDTKVELIIRDHNRKKFNARKKYVEEVIAKFNKKYKKQFGEDIAILEIKDQYYNMREKIEPVMHIVKIAEQAMLDLGIKPLIKPIRGGTDGSRLSFMGLPCPNIFAGGHNFHGKYEYVPVESMQKAIDVIIRIAELTALK; encoded by the coding sequence ATGCAACATATAATAGACAGATTTATTAGTTATGTTACTATCGACACAGAATCTGATCCCAACTCAACAACAACTCCAAGTACAGCTAAACAATGGAATTTAGCTAACAAACTAGCTGAAGAATTAAAACAAATTGGCCTAACAGATGTATCCATTGATGATAAATCTTATGTAATGGGAACACTTCCAAGCAACGTAAAGCATGATGTTCCTACGATTGGCTTTGTTTCCCATTTCGATACTACTCCAGATTTTACAGGAGCAAATGTAAAACCTCAAATCGTTAAAAATTATGATGGTAATGATATTATTCTAAACAAAGAAAAAAACATTATCTTATCACCTTCTTATTTTAAAGATTTACTTTTATACAAAGGTCAAACACTTATTACAACAGACGGCACAACACTTTTAGGTGCAGATGATAAGGCTGGAATTACCGAAATTATGACAGCAATGGAATATTTGGTGCAACATCCAGAAATTAAACATGGTGCCATTAAAGTTTGTTTCACTCCAGATGAAGAAATTGGAAGAGGTGCTGATCATTTTGATGTTGAAAAATTTGGTGCTGATTGGGCTTATACTATGGACGGAAGTCAGATTGGAGAATTAGAATATGAAAATTTCAATGCTGCTGGAGTTAAAATAACATTTAAAGGAAAAAGTGTACATCCTGGTTATGCAAAAGGAAAAATGATTAATTCAATGCTTCTTGCAAATAAATTTATCTCTAAATTACCAAAAGACGAAACTCCAGAAACAACTCGTGGCTATGAAGGATTTTATCATGTTACTGGTATTTCTGGAAGTATTGAAGACACTAAAGTAGAATTAATTATACGCGATCACAACCGTAAAAAATTTAATGCAAGAAAAAAATATGTAGAGGAAGTTATTGCTAAATTTAATAAAAAATACAAAAAGCAATTTGGAGAAGATATAGCTATTTTAGAAATAAAAGATCAATATTACAATATGCGAGAAAAAATTGAACCCGTAATGCATATTGTAAAAATTGCTGAACAAGCCATGTTAGATTTAGGTATTAAACCATTAATCAAACCAATTAGAGGTGGTACTGATGGTTCTAGATTATCCTTCATGGGACTTCCTTGTCCAAACATTTTTGCAGGAGGCCATAATTTCCATGGCAAATATGAATATGTCCCTGTTGAAAGTATGCAAAAAGCTATTGATGTGATTATCAGGATAGCTGAGTTAACCGCATTAAAATAA
- a CDS encoding DUF5606 family protein yields MSFQKILAISGKPGLFELKIQTRTGFVAESLVDGKKVTVGMRSNVSLLSEIAVYTYTEEVRLAEVFKAIATKENDGLALSHKESDAALRDYFREILPEFDEDRVYTSDIKKIVNWYNLLQPKGYVTVEALSAEPKEEAPAAE; encoded by the coding sequence ATGAGCTTTCAAAAAATATTAGCTATATCTGGGAAACCAGGTTTATTTGAATTAAAAATTCAAACACGTACAGGATTTGTTGCTGAATCATTAGTTGATGGAAAAAAAGTAACAGTGGGAATGAGAAGTAACGTTAGTTTATTATCAGAAATTGCAGTTTATACTTACACAGAAGAAGTACGTTTAGCAGAGGTTTTCAAAGCTATCGCAACTAAAGAAAATGATGGATTAGCGTTATCTCATAAAGAAAGTGATGCAGCATTAAGAGACTATTTTAGAGAAATTTTACCCGAATTTGATGAAGACCGAGTTTATACTTCAGACATTAAAAAAATAGTAAACTGGTACAATTTACTTCAACCTAAGGGTTATGTAACGGTTGAGGCATTATCTGCAGAACCAAAAGAAGAAGCTCCAGCAGCAGAATAA
- the lgt gene encoding prolipoprotein diacylglyceryl transferase — protein sequence MIWNPTEGIDLGFFMIRFYSLTWVAAFAFGWYIMKYIFIRENESIEKLDKLFVYTIVATMLGARLGHVLFYQSELFTQDPLSILLPISTQNGIHFTGFSGLASHGAAIAIIITMYYIKEKVLKRPLLWILDRIVIPVSFGAIFIRLGNFFNSEIFGKPTSADSFLAMKFIKGEDWLGTREVIKATNIQDAAQAYNAIEKDVQFKNILDTIPYRYPAQLYEAILYVPVFIILMYLYWKTDARNKSGLLFGLFLVLLWSIRFGVEFVKESQGGFEEYPLFNALSTGQWLSIPFIILGFYFIYQSQKPKKN from the coding sequence ATGATTTGGAATCCAACAGAAGGAATTGATTTAGGTTTTTTCATGATTCGTTTTTATAGCCTTACATGGGTAGCAGCTTTTGCTTTCGGATGGTACATTATGAAGTACATTTTCATTAGAGAAAATGAATCAATAGAAAAACTAGACAAACTATTTGTTTATACTATAGTTGCAACGATGCTTGGTGCCCGATTAGGACATGTTCTATTTTATCAATCCGAATTATTCACTCAAGATCCTTTAAGCATATTATTACCAATAAGTACACAAAATGGAATTCATTTTACTGGATTTAGTGGATTAGCCAGTCATGGTGCTGCAATTGCAATCATCATTACTATGTATTACATCAAAGAAAAAGTTTTAAAAAGACCTTTACTTTGGATTTTAGATAGAATTGTTATTCCAGTTTCATTTGGAGCAATTTTCATTCGTCTAGGAAATTTTTTTAACTCTGAAATATTTGGCAAACCAACATCAGCAGATAGTTTTTTAGCGATGAAATTCATCAAAGGAGAAGATTGGTTAGGTACAAGAGAAGTAATAAAAGCAACAAATATTCAAGATGCTGCACAAGCTTATAATGCAATAGAAAAAGATGTACAGTTTAAAAACATTTTAGATACAATTCCGTATAGGTATCCTGCACAATTATATGAAGCAATATTATATGTACCTGTTTTTATTATACTTATGTATTTATATTGGAAAACAGATGCTAGAAACAAATCAGGTTTGTTATTTGGTTTATTTTTAGTATTATTATGGTCAATACGATTTGGTGTAGAGTTTGTTAAAGAAAGTCAAGGCGGATTTGAAGAATATCCACTGTTTAACGCATTGTCTACTGGTCAATGGTTAAGTATACCATTCATTATCTTAGGTTTTTATTTTATTTACCAATCACAAAAACCAAAAAAAAATTAA
- the yidD gene encoding membrane protein insertion efficiency factor YidD, whose product MLLKKIAIFPFKLLIRFYQLVISPLTPAACRFEPTCSTYSIQALEKHGLIKGGWLAIKRIVSCHPWGKSGYNPVP is encoded by the coding sequence ATGCTTTTAAAAAAAATAGCTATTTTCCCTTTTAAACTACTAATTCGGTTTTATCAATTAGTGATTTCGCCTTTGACTCCTGCCGCTTGTAGATTTGAACCTACTTGTTCAACTTATTCCATTCAAGCATTAGAAAAACATGGCTTAATTAAAGGCGGATGGCTTGCGATTAAAAGAATTGTTAGCTGTCATCCTTGGGGAAAAAGCGGTTATAACCCTGTACCCTAA
- a CDS encoding response regulator: MLEDKTIFIVEDHPILVDGYINLISTIDNNTLNNFIIANNCEEAYFTIEMNKSKKIDFAIIDLNLPCFEKQNLYDGVDIANLIRKYFTNCKIIILSMSSSPLDIHRLLSSCKPEAIIAKSDIDYKNFITIFKKIEKGQNYFSSTINSSIKKIMEINFNLDFTDLQIIKFILTGIKSNKIPELLNVSSSTIVKRKAAIKNYFLQDNGSDKELITELKKLKLI; encoded by the coding sequence ATGTTAGAGGATAAAACTATTTTTATTGTTGAAGACCATCCAATACTTGTTGATGGATATATAAATTTAATATCAACAATTGACAACAATACATTAAACAATTTTATTATAGCAAATAATTGTGAAGAAGCTTACTTTACAATAGAGATGAATAAATCAAAAAAAATTGATTTTGCAATAATAGATTTGAATTTACCCTGTTTTGAAAAGCAAAATTTATATGACGGCGTTGATATTGCAAATTTGATTAGAAAATATTTTACCAATTGTAAAATTATAATCTTATCCATGTCTTCCTCTCCTTTGGATATTCATAGATTATTATCAAGTTGCAAGCCTGAAGCTATAATTGCAAAAAGTGATATTGATTATAAAAACTTTATTACAATATTTAAAAAAATAGAAAAAGGACAAAACTATTTCAGTTCAACCATAAATAGTTCCATCAAAAAAATTATGGAAATTAATTTTAATTTGGATTTCACTGATTTGCAAATTATAAAATTTATTTTAACCGGTATAAAAAGCAATAAAATTCCTGAACTGTTAAATGTCTCATCAAGTACCATTGTTAAAAGAAAAGCGGCAATTAAAAATTATTTTTTACAGGATAACGGTTCGGATAAAGAATTAATAACCGAATTAAAAAAACTAAAATTAATTTAA